TGCGGCTCCACGAAAATCCTTCACTCAGAGACTCCATTGAGGGAGCGCACACTGTCCGCTGTGTGTACATCCTCGACCCCTGGTTCGCAGGGTCTTCTAACGTTGGGATCAGCCGGTGGAGGTAATGGatgccaaataaaaatatctttggGCAGTCGTGGCAGACCAATGCATAACTCTTCTGTTCTTTATTCTGTTCTAGTCTTTTTTTCTACTGTATTCTATTCtgctatatattatatttactcTACTTTATTATACTCTATTCTGTTCTGCTGAATCTATTCATACTTATTTATGAGTATGTATTTCCATACTCTGATTTTgcttaactaaataaaaattgaGCATAAGCTGCTACCAATGTACTGTGCAGtagtaacaattttttttaacgcATCAGCTTGTTTTGAACTTTATCATCTTGAGAAGTTATAAGAATTTATCAGTTATTATTTAGCTGTGTTATAGATAATGAGGGACAAAATTAGTGACTGGTTGCTGCATTACTGTCATTAATGCTTAATACAAAATAGTTTTCTTAAAGGCTGAATTTAGGCCAAATTGTTGAGTCTACTGACTGTTGTCTTGTTTGTACACTGAAAGCTTTGGTTTTAAATAGGAAATAGAAGGGAATAGTGTTTACAAACATGACAATTTGAATGGTTTGATTTGGCacagtttgtttatttctatTCAAAGGCTATTTGGCATCTAAAGAGACGAGTGTTTATAAACTGTTTTGGTTTGACCCCTTTGAGGTCACAATGAACAAATGATGCAAGTTAAAATATTCTGAAGAGAGTTTAGACAGATAGAAACTTTATTATTGGCAATTACATAGCATCAGTATGTGTAGGATTTTGTGATATACCAAGTGatattaagtattttttaagacttaaatttgtacatttaaagCAGAAACACTGTCCATCCTGGTAGGATCTGCATATTCAAACTCAAAGGACTCTATGTATGTATTTGGAGTcctattatatactgtattttatatagtatatcaGTTAGTTCTGGTCATGGAATCTATTCCAAGAGTGCTGATATAACACTAGAAAGTTACTTACTGTTTTGTTTCACTCCATTAGAAGTAATACTATGACAAAGTTATTGATCAATTCCTCAGTACCTGCCATGGCCAAATCAAAGCTGTGCTGATTTATAGCTATAACGCACGCACCTTTACTTATGTGATTTTGCTTTAATATGTAATACTTGCATCAGTTCTTCACACCCATGGTTACCAAGGTTGTGTCATTTTGGTTGAAAAGAATCCAATTATTTTTGCGCAGTTATACAACATATAAccatatacaataaatatttaacaATTTAACAATATTCTGGCATGTGGTGCATGTGTATTTGGTTTCTATTAATGTGTATTCAAtttcacacacacctcacatcTGCTGGCACAGGTGATCTGATGGTACCATGTGTGATGTAAGAGTGCATACAGTAGTGTTCCCCGCCTTCATCCTCTTTTTCTGTCTCTATTGTGATGGGAACAGAAATGGGTCAGTGTATTATAGAGGGTGATCACAAGGACTACTAAATGCTTAGTAATGAGCCGTGGTGACCTACTTAATCAGAAAACAGGGTAGTTTATGTAAACTGTCGAAGATTTTGACAAGATGTAAAATTATgaagtaatattaaaatatcctTAAAATGCTGCTGTGCCTGTTTGGATATGTGTGTTTCTAATGGCTCTGTGAAATGCAACAAAACGAGTATGCTGggcatttattttaagtttgagACGCAAGTTTAATACAGGTTTATGCTGTTGTCTAGTATAGATGTGCAAAACTACATATTTTTAATTGGAAGCCCAAAAAACGTAGACTGTTTCCGATTTATCtggaaaaaaaaaatttcaatgTAAAGCTTAAATATTCCAGTATATCTAGTATCACTTCAATTTTTTTGTAGTGACAAAAACAGACtgctaatatattttataatcttgATGAACTGCGCAAAAAACAACATACAATATGCCATCTGACATCAATCCACCATCTCTGTGACCAACAATGTCATATCTGTTCATCTGACCTGGGATCTGTTTGTGTGTCACTGGGTCAGACGACAGAGTGTGCCTTGCGACTCACAGCCGTATGATCAGAACCTGACTGAATGGAAGGTTATGGCTTACATGGATTTACACATTATCACTGACTACGTGAAGAGAGGGGTGTTTTCTTGTACGGACATGCAGAGCAGACAGGATCGGACAGCGGTACGAAAATACAGGACAGCAACAGTCAGGGGATGTTAGCCAATTCTTAGTTGAAAGATACAATACATGATACAAAAAAAGCTGCTGCCGTTTAGATCTATTTGAGGTGACCCAACCTGATTTTGTATTGTGCAACAATTATAACTCAATATTGTACAGACATAGCCAAGTGTTTTTTCTCCAAGAAATGGCTTTACCTCCAGTGGCTGTGCTACTTGGCAACACTGAAGCCCACTCACAGATTGGGATTCCACATGGGACTGAATCGCATTATTGCAAATGTATCATATTTGCCAAGATTTTTGCTTTCTTAACTGTTCGCATTTGAGTTTTTCAGATAGACTGATAATCAGTCAATACCACTGATGAATGTTTCAGTGAGATCTGTactgagatgtgtgtgtgcgtgtgcgtgcgtgcgtgcgtgcgtgtgtgtgtgtgcgtgtgctaaTGGAATCGAACGACAACAAATTTTAGATATGTCCCTTCAGTTTATGCCACAGTGTCTGCACCCTTTTTAGGAAGGTCAACCTTAACTTTTTGActtaattttaacattaaaaatacatatttcacCTTTAAGAAATAAATCAGACCTCTGACCTTGACAAAATGTTGGACTGCTTGCACTCAAAAACTCAATGCTTAGACATCATCTTGTGCCTTTACGCACTCACTCCCAAATAAAAATCCACGTAAGGCAAATGTGCTTTTGTAAATTCTATAACATTTTTAGAGAAGAGAGGTTAGCTAGAGGATGGAGCTTTCCTCTTACTCAGCACTTGAGGTTATCTGAGATCCCAAAGACAAGAGGAACTGGGTTTCTGGGTCAAAACTGAATCACAGCCAGGTGCTATTATTTACTTCTGTCGCTTGCTATTTCAAAATCTTATCTGAAAATTATAACCACAATTACAGCAGCATATAACTCTGTGCCAAATTATGTTTCCGCCagttctttgtttttatttgttctaTCGGTCTAACTACTAACTGAAACTTCACACAACAACATGCAGTTAACTATACAGCTACATAGCAGCGAGGGATCTGTCATGATAGAAAGACAAAAAATAGATTTGTTTAGCAAGCATtagatctgattggctgactgGATTTTATGCAGCAATGAGGACACTGGGGCTTTTTAATCATTTCAAAAGTTTTGTTGATAAGCAGATAAGACCAATTTCTGACCCAGCATTGAACATTCAagcacaaataataataaacagaatAATGGCAGCTATACAAGGATGACAATCTATTCTAACAGCATCActgtgaataaaaatatatcaagAATGTTACATTAGCACAGTTCTCATTTACTGAATGCTCTGCTGTTTTATTAAGAGTATTCTTGCTAGTGATATCAAGCTGACTCAAGTGTTCTGTTTTTCTTCAGTATTTCACCTGTACGCTTTAAAGCACCGACTTATGCAAGcagcacatttttattttgttagaaaaattatgtttgattaaaataaatgtcaaattaatGTGTAATACGAGTGCCTGAAAATAACAGCAAATTCAGTTTAATGTAGTAATTTAGGAAAACTCTTATGAGGCATTTTAGCTTTAAGCAAATGACGGTATAACTACAACCATTAATCTGTCATGGACAGCAGTATTTGAAATGATTTACGAATAATAATAGTATATTGCGCAATTAGATTTGTTATTGCATGTAACATTTGCTTGTTATTAGACTTTAATTATGCATGAAATGTTATTTGTCAGCGTGCTGCTATATATAATGTCACTTGTGTTTCAGGTTTTTATTGCAGTGTTTGGAAGACTTGGATGCCAGCCTCCGCAAACTTAATTCTCGTCTCTTTGTTATCCGCGGCCAACCCACTGATGTCTTCCCAAGGCTGTTTAAGGTATGATTTACATAGCAATGACAACAACGCATTTTGAATTAACCGGGTTTTAAGTAACCAAACGAAAGTAGTGATAGTACTAACTAGACCATTTTTTTGGATGTGACAGTAGTTTAACTGTTTTCACGGTAGTGTTTTTCCTTAAATTAGTTTTTTGGCACTACCGTAAATagcgtgtgcatgtgtatttttttaaaacaaaaccagGAGAAAGGTTTTTGGCTGTTAGGTGTCTAATACTAAAGTAATTATAATCTTGCAGAAATAAACTAATTTTATATAATACATTTCCTTAATTAGATGAAGTTATTTATTGTGTCGTGACAACTGCTTTACCTCTCTGTGTTCTATAAATAGTACTGTTCTCATGAGTGAATCATTTTCGCCCCCTAATGATATGACACTGTAATTCACGCAGGAGTGGAACATTACTCGCCTGTCCTACGAGTATGACTCTGAGCCGTTTGGGAAGGAACGAGATGCAGCCATTAGGAAGCTGGCCAATGAGGCGGGTGTGGAGGTGATAGTACGCATCTCCCACACTCTCTATGATCTGGACAAGTATGTACTTCATTTAATTTCTTCATTAACTGTAACAACCACATACTGTCACTTTTTTCTACCAGTTTAGAAAGCTATagtaaaatttaaatattaaatgtacTCACTGGTGTCTCTCAGGATCATAGAGCTGAATGGAGGTCAGTCTCCTCTCACGTACAAGCGCTTCCAGACACTCATCAGCAGAATGGAAGCGGTGGAGACACCTGCAGAAACCATCACAGCAGAGGTCATGGGGTCGTGCACCACACCAATCTCTGATGACCATGATGAGAAATTTGGGGTTCCTTCTCTGGAAGAGCTTGGTTAGTCTCTTATCTGTCTAGAAAATCTTTATGAAATCCCAGACTTTTCTTGCTGGCGAAGTCAAGCtaatagtttatatttttacttaCCACAAagccaaaaataataaacagctatttttaacatttttatattcctATTTTTAGGATTTGACACAGAGGGTCTGTCCTCGGCCGTGTGGCCGGGTGGAGAAACAGAGGCCCTCACTCGCCTAGAAAGACACCTGGAAAGGAAGGTCAGTAAAATTAGTTACCTTTCACTCTGTAGTCCCAAAATCTATATTTCATAATCCTACAGTTTCGAACCTTTAAAACTCAAAACAGAGATCCACAGTTGTTAGTTTTCTGCCTAAAATAAATCTAATCCCAAACTTTCTCTGTTAGGCTTGGGTGGCCAACTTTGAGCGTCCAAGAATGAATGCCAATTCCCTGCTGGCCAGCCCAACTGGCCTCAGCCCATATTTAAGATTCGGCTGCCTCTCCTGTCGACTCTTCTATTTCAAACTCACAGACCTTTACAGGAAGGTGAGCATGTAGTTGAAGCACATCCTACATCTTTCAGTGTAATTCATTGTAGATTTTCTTACATTGTCACTTTCTTTTCAGGTCAAAAAGAACAGCTCACCTCCTCTGTCCCTTTACGGCCAGCTACTTTGGCGTGAATTTTTTTACACAGCTGCCACAAACAACCCGCGCTTTGACAAGATGGAGGGCAACCCTATTTGCGTGCAGATCCCATGGGACAAGAACCCAGAAGCTTTGGCCAAGTGGGCCGAGGGCAGGACTGGTTTTCCCTGGATTGATGCCATCATGACCCAGCTGAGGCAGGAAGGCTGGATCCACCACCTGGCCCGGCATGCGGTTGCTTGTTTCCTCACCCGTGGAGACATGTGGATCAGCTGGGAGGAAGGCATGAAGGTATAAAGGGCATTTTGATGGGAGTGACCTACTTAAAGGTCCCAGCTGAAAATGTTTCATTGCCCAGTAATATATTACATTACCTGCactaataaagcaataagccccaagaagcagtgggttacagtgcattttataacagctaagggcgttgtggcacgacgcgaagcggacaCATGCATCCGTCACATGCATCTGTCTTCACAGGTCTTTGAGGAACTGTTGCTGGATGCAGACTGGAGCGTGAATGCTGGAAGCTGGATGTGGCTCTCCTGCAGCTCCTTCTTCCAGCAGTTCTTCCACTGCTACTGTCCCATGGGCTTCGGGCGCCGCACTGACCCCAACGGAGACTACATACGGTGAGCCATGGCCTGTTTACACTGAGCTCAATGTGACGTAAAATATTTGCAGACTGTACCAAGTCAAAATGTAATCATTTTCTGAACTTTTaaattgatgtttgtgttgatggTCTGACTGTTCTTATTACCTCGTAGGCGGTATTTACCTGTCTTAAGGGGATTCCCTGCCAAGTATATCTACGACCCATGGAATGCCCCCGAAAGTGTCCAGAAAGCATCTAAATGCATCATTGGTGTACACTATCCAAAGCCCATGGTGCATCATGCTGAGGCAAGCCGTCTCAACATAGAGCGCATGAAACAGATCTACCAGCAACTTTCCTGCTACCGGGGCCTGGGTAAGATAATCATTACGAGTTATAATGTGGCCCTTCCAATAACCCCAACCGTcaaatgtatactgtattttatcATCGGACTACTGTGTCTATAGATATTGTATATACTGAAATCTAGAGCCTTATATTATGTTATGTCAAAGTTAAAGctgcaaaaaatcaaataagTTAATGAGCAACTACAAAAAAGTCACACTGACTTTTAGATTTTGATGCTTGATATGAATTTTTAAGGCTTTAATAATTTATGAAAGATGTTGCTTGAATAGCAATTTTTATCCCTGAATTAGCAGAGAAAGATATCCTGGAATGAGTTTGCTTCATTTGACTGAGGTCTTACCTCCTATAGGTCTGCTGGCAACTGTGCCATCCAACCCAAATGGAAATGGAGAGAACTCAATCAACTTAATGGGATTCCAAACAGGAGATATGAGCAAGGAAGTCACAGCATCTTCAGGTTAGCACAGACAACACTTGCTCCATACATTTATTATAGCAGGTACAtctttctactctttctattcTAATTATATTTAGTCTAATTTGACTAGTTTATAATTCTAAAAATGTGTAAGAACAATAATGCTTCCactaaaatgtcacatttttgaATTCATCGCTTGTCTCTCAACAATTGATTCTCTGTTGATTTCAGGCTATCAGATGCTACCCACATCTCAAGGAGAATGGCAGGGGAGGACTATGGTTTATTCGCAAGGAGACAACCAACCGCGAAGCAGCACACAATTTCAAGGTACAAACTAAGAAGCGGTAGACAGACTATTCGACCTGCAACCAACTAGTCAAGTATTGTATGGATgcctcaacaaaaaaaaactgtgaactTTTAGACCGATTAGTCAAGTAGTGCTGCAACAGTCTAGTACATTCTATAAAATTTTGTTTAGCAACTTTTCTAAAGTACAAAATATACTAATATGGCAATTACACATCACCATCTATGTCTGCAAATAGTGTTCCACAATGAGTTTTACATAATCTGTGAAACTATGACATCAATTAGAAACATGCTTTTATGATGCAGGTTTTGCCGCCAACAGTAATGGCATGATGTTCTACAGGCAAGACATGCAGCAAACACATGGTCCTGCTGTACAGCAAGGTAAAAGAGCTCCACGTTTAAACTGAGACAGGTCTAATGACATAAAGTGTTACAGTAAGCATTATAATCTTTAAATGTCTTTGCCAGGGCAAAGGCTGCACAGCAGTACACTCCAGACGTCTGGAAAACGACACAATGAGGAGTCTGGTCCTACCACAGGGTCAAAACTTCAGAGACAGAGCTCTTAAATAACAGGTTTGTCACTGTGTATTACAAAGTGGATATGCAGCAAATAACACTACTTTTTACCTTATAATGTTTGCTGTTGCCTTTCTTATGTGCTTTTCAGAAATGTCAGAGGTCCACGCACAGTGGCAGCCACCACCACTTGAGAACTGAATTATCGAGTTGTTACGTTTTGCGATTTTCCAGAAGAAACCAAAATCCTATTCAAGGGAGTGCATGATTCAACACATGGCACTTCTAAATGATCAGATTGCACATAAATACAGGGACTTCACCCAAGCGGTCACCAACATCCTGACAACTTTGGAATTACGTTGCGGCTCTGTGGTGTACACTGCTGCAATGTTCTGTCAACGTTGAGTTCATGTTCGGACTGTTTGCGACTAAATTTTTGTGTATATAAGGATCCGACGAATACTCACATACAAAATGTGCATATTTAATATTGTATGTGCTTTCTCTATTTCATGTAGCCATAGACCCATTGATATATTTTTGATATAAAGAATTGTTGTGGATCAATTTTACTCTCTTATctttatgaaaaacaaaaaatcgaAGCATTTGTAGACTGTCCATGCAGTACACTGCTAAGGCTCTCATTGGACTGCTtgtttgcactttatttttatgTCTACTTTGCTCTCTAGCACAGCCGAGTGTGATGTCTATGTCTTCATTTGCTCTTTACAGACTAGCATCTGTCTTATACACATTCTGTGTTATTTCTATGTGGTCTTCTCACTAACCCCATTTTTCTCTAATGCATTTGGGTGTCCTGTTAGCAGATcattactgtatactgtatataaaattcACCACGTttctcatcctcaagttgtgcTTGTTTAATAAAGTGTAAATGTACATGTTGACTCGGTTGTTTACTTACAGGACCCTGTTCTGTCATACAAAGAGACCTGTTATGAAAATAGCATTCAGAAGTTGTCAAAatatcaaacattcattttcattgGATGTAGTTCTGTCAAGCTGAATGTGTGCCAGCATATACCACAGCTCTAGTTAGTCACTAAACATGTTTTGGTAAGCTCAGAAAGGTTCAAATACTTTTTTGATTATAAAAGTATTAAAGTGTATACTTTGTCACATACAAAGCGTTCGGACATTAAAGAAGCTGCAAAGTTATACTATGTGCTAAAAACATTGACTGAAATATTGATTGATAGATAGCTCACCAAGGCAGGTCAGAACGAAAACCGGGAACTTCGTTTATAAAAACACTCTTTCATGACGATGTGATTACTACACGGCATCCTAGAGACTGAAACATGTGCATTGGAT
The nucleotide sequence above comes from Triplophysa rosa linkage group LG24, Trosa_1v2, whole genome shotgun sequence. Encoded proteins:
- the cry1a gene encoding cryptochrome circadian regulator 1a, with translation MVVNTVHWFRKGLRLHENPSLRDSIEGAHTVRCVYILDPWFAGSSNVGISRWRFLLQCLEDLDASLRKLNSRLFVIRGQPTDVFPRLFKEWNITRLSYEYDSEPFGKERDAAIRKLANEAGVEVIVRISHTLYDLDKIIELNGGQSPLTYKRFQTLISRMEAVETPAETITAEVMGSCTTPISDDHDEKFGVPSLEELGFDTEGLSSAVWPGGETEALTRLERHLERKAWVANFERPRMNANSLLASPTGLSPYLRFGCLSCRLFYFKLTDLYRKVKKNSSPPLSLYGQLLWREFFYTAATNNPRFDKMEGNPICVQIPWDKNPEALAKWAEGRTGFPWIDAIMTQLRQEGWIHHLARHAVACFLTRGDMWISWEEGMKVFEELLLDADWSVNAGSWMWLSCSSFFQQFFHCYCPMGFGRRTDPNGDYIRRYLPVLRGFPAKYIYDPWNAPESVQKASKCIIGVHYPKPMVHHAEASRLNIERMKQIYQQLSCYRGLGLLATVPSNPNGNGENSINLMGFQTGDMSKEVTASSGYQMLPTSQGEWQGRTMVYSQGDNQPRSSTQFQGFAANSNGMMFYRQDMQQTHGPAVQQGQRLHSSTLQTSGKRHNEESGPTTGSKLQRQSS